The following are from one region of the Corynebacterium hindlerae genome:
- a CDS encoding anti-sigma factor: MTRPEFPEDIEDLLNRAAPPLKPSESLKADIFAQIQQTPQIPQEPQESEAVGVVKPLRRRLAAPLLTLAAVSALLVGSLTWLSTETSSHQQMDSIMAASDARQSQANAMGAQLDIVVSQSMGKGGAMVDGIPAVGDGMGAQVWAVMADGSMESAGVIGPEPHDDVWMPLPGDTMKVMVTEEPMAGSAQPSGAVLAEVSL; the protein is encoded by the coding sequence ATGACCCGACCTGAGTTTCCGGAGGATATCGAAGACCTCCTCAATCGGGCCGCGCCGCCACTTAAACCAAGCGAATCGCTCAAGGCGGACATTTTCGCGCAGATTCAGCAGACTCCGCAGATCCCGCAGGAGCCACAAGAGTCGGAAGCAGTGGGCGTCGTCAAGCCACTGCGAAGGCGCCTGGCTGCGCCACTACTGACCTTGGCTGCTGTTTCCGCGCTGCTGGTGGGGTCGCTTACGTGGCTGTCTACTGAAACGTCGTCACACCAGCAGATGGATAGCATCATGGCCGCCAGCGATGCGCGGCAATCCCAAGCGAATGCAATGGGTGCACAGCTTGACATTGTGGTGTCGCAGTCGATGGGCAAAGGCGGCGCGATGGTTGACGGTATCCCCGCCGTAGGCGACGGGATGGGTGCCCAGGTGTGGGCCGTCATGGCTGACGGCAGTATGGAATCGGCTGGTGTGATCGGCCCCGAACCCCACGACGATGTGTGGATGCCACTCCCCGGCGACACCATGAAGGTAATGGTTACGGAAGAGCCGATGGCCGGTAGCGCGCAGCCGTCCGGAGCGGTACTCGCCGAAGTGTCGCTGTAG
- a CDS encoding sigma-70 family RNA polymerase sigma factor, protein MDLESVLLQVAQGDEHAFSQFYDELAPQILGVVYQVIQDRPQAEEVTQEVFIEVWRTAASFDPAKSSARSWALRLARSRAIDRLRSDIAAKRRDTADYVKQVTVWSPAEEEAVAELEAHQIRSLVDSIGEPHRSAVLLAYFSGMTHSEIAQATGVPLGTAKTRVRDGLTKLRNALSSNKALGGVR, encoded by the coding sequence ATGGATCTGGAAAGTGTGCTCCTTCAAGTCGCCCAGGGTGATGAGCACGCTTTCAGCCAGTTTTATGACGAGCTTGCGCCCCAGATTTTGGGTGTGGTGTACCAGGTGATTCAGGATCGCCCACAGGCTGAAGAGGTCACTCAGGAAGTGTTCATTGAGGTGTGGCGGACCGCCGCTTCATTTGATCCGGCCAAGTCCAGCGCCCGCTCCTGGGCGCTCAGGCTGGCGCGGTCCCGGGCCATCGACCGGCTCCGCTCCGACATTGCAGCTAAACGACGCGATACCGCCGATTACGTCAAGCAAGTTACCGTCTGGTCCCCCGCTGAAGAAGAAGCCGTAGCGGAGCTGGAAGCACACCAGATTCGGAGCTTGGTCGATTCTATTGGAGAGCCACACCGCAGCGCAGTGCTGCTCGCATATTTCAGCGGAATGACTCACTCCGAAATAGCGCAAGCCACTGGTGTGCCGCTCGGCACCGCGAAAACACGCGTTCGTGATGGCCTCACTAAACTAAGAAATGCCCTGAGCAGCAACAAAGCCCTAGGAGGTGTGCGATGA